A genomic stretch from Sphingobacterium sp. ML3W includes:
- a CDS encoding peptidylprolyl isomerase, whose amino-acid sequence MAFAAKPEYKYVQIVTDKGTCILRLYNATAKYRDNFVKLAKSKYYDATLFHRVIQNFMIQGGDPDSRNAVGGAQLGNGGPGYTIPSEIQDGLFHKKGTIGAARDNNPAKASSGSQFYLVQGKVFTPEDLSRLEQTRMNGKKFSEAQRQAYTTVGGAPHLDWNYTVFGELVQGIEIIDQIAAVKTDKHDRPEVDQKMSMHVLTRREALNLERELKGLKPQTGFFTKIGDLFSSKDY is encoded by the coding sequence ATGGCATTTGCAGCTAAACCGGAGTATAAATATGTTCAGATTGTTACCGACAAGGGAACCTGTATATTACGCTTGTATAATGCAACAGCAAAATATCGGGATAACTTTGTGAAATTAGCAAAAAGCAAATATTATGATGCTACCCTGTTCCATCGGGTTATTCAGAATTTTATGATACAGGGTGGTGACCCAGATTCAAGAAACGCGGTTGGTGGAGCTCAGCTAGGCAATGGAGGTCCCGGTTATACCATTCCTTCGGAAATCCAGGATGGACTATTCCACAAGAAGGGGACAATAGGTGCCGCCCGGGACAATAATCCTGCGAAAGCATCTTCTGGCTCTCAATTCTACCTTGTTCAGGGCAAAGTATTCACCCCCGAAGATCTCAGCCGCTTAGAACAGACACGGATGAACGGCAAGAAATTTTCTGAAGCGCAACGTCAGGCCTATACAACAGTAGGTGGAGCTCCACATCTAGACTGGAACTATACGGTATTTGGTGAATTGGTTCAGGGAATAGAAATTATCGACCAGATTGCGGCGGTGAAGACCGACAAACATGATCGGCCGGAAGTAGATCAAAAAATGAGCATGCACGTGTTGACCAGGCGTGAAGCACTTAATCTGGAACGTGAGCTGAAAGGGCTGAAGCCTCAAACAGGTTTCTTTACCAAGATAGGTGATTTATTCTCATCTAAAGATTATTAA
- a CDS encoding Do family serine endopeptidase codes for MNKVGLTLLTAVFGGAVALGGYKLIENKKLDGMSFEEKQKVYFANNPTGVMSSTGNPDFTQASAAVAPGVVHIKTTYSRKGSQQSQGSPFDMFEEFFGMPQGGGRRQMQAQPVQASGSGVIISDDGYIVTNNHVVEDADKIEVVLTDKRTFEAKLIGRDPNTDIALLKVAGKGLPVVKMGNSDNVNVGEWVLAFGYPLGLQSTVTAGIVSATGRDIGILREGQQQRGNPFGGGAEQPLASSAIESFIQTDAVINKGNSGGALTNASGELIGINSAIASPTGVYAGYGFAIPVNLVKKIADDFVEFGNVKRGYIGVSYVPITSELAKEKGITEINGLYVEDAVTGGAAEAAGIKKGDILTKVNGKVITGSPVLSETIGRLRPGDKVNITYKREGKEKQVSLTLKGEESLKSASGASGKASKSATEIYNKLGASFIPASAAKKKELGVNSGVVVTQVNRGGIFDYFGVERGLVITEINGKAVNSVDDVESALGATQRNIVRLKGVSPQGGAVQLSFPVEY; via the coding sequence ATGAATAAGGTCGGTTTAACGCTATTAACAGCTGTTTTCGGTGGAGCAGTAGCATTAGGTGGTTACAAGCTTATTGAGAATAAGAAATTAGATGGCATGTCTTTCGAAGAGAAACAGAAAGTTTATTTTGCCAATAATCCTACAGGTGTGATGTCTTCCACAGGTAATCCTGATTTTACACAAGCTTCTGCTGCGGTAGCTCCAGGTGTGGTACATATTAAGACAACATATAGTAGAAAGGGTTCCCAACAATCGCAGGGATCTCCTTTTGATATGTTTGAAGAATTTTTCGGTATGCCGCAGGGTGGTGGACGCCGTCAGATGCAGGCACAACCAGTTCAGGCATCGGGATCAGGTGTTATTATTTCGGATGACGGTTACATCGTTACCAATAACCACGTGGTGGAGGATGCGGATAAGATCGAGGTGGTACTGACAGACAAACGTACATTTGAAGCAAAATTGATCGGACGTGATCCCAATACGGATATTGCATTATTGAAAGTTGCAGGCAAAGGTCTTCCGGTTGTAAAAATGGGTAATTCGGATAATGTCAATGTTGGTGAATGGGTATTGGCGTTTGGTTACCCCCTTGGTTTACAGTCTACAGTGACGGCGGGTATTGTCAGTGCAACAGGTCGCGATATTGGTATCTTAAGAGAGGGGCAACAGCAACGCGGTAATCCTTTTGGAGGTGGTGCGGAGCAACCACTTGCGAGCTCGGCTATCGAATCTTTTATACAGACAGATGCCGTTATCAACAAAGGGAACAGTGGAGGAGCGTTAACAAATGCTTCGGGCGAATTAATAGGTATCAACTCAGCGATTGCGTCACCAACTGGAGTGTATGCCGGTTACGGATTTGCGATTCCGGTTAATTTGGTGAAAAAAATTGCGGATGATTTTGTTGAATTTGGTAATGTAAAACGTGGTTATATTGGTGTTAGTTATGTGCCTATAACCTCAGAATTGGCCAAAGAAAAAGGTATTACAGAGATTAATGGTTTATATGTGGAGGATGCGGTCACTGGTGGAGCCGCTGAAGCTGCAGGTATTAAAAAAGGGGACATCTTAACGAAGGTCAATGGTAAGGTGATTACGGGTTCCCCTGTACTAAGTGAAACTATCGGTCGCTTACGTCCGGGTGATAAAGTGAATATTACCTACAAGCGTGAGGGTAAGGAAAAACAAGTTTCCTTGACATTGAAAGGTGAAGAATCGCTTAAATCAGCTTCTGGTGCGAGTGGAAAAGCTTCGAAAAGCGCAACTGAAATCTACAACAAATTAGGAGCAAGCTTTATTCCTGCCTCTGCAGCGAAGAAAAAAGAATTGGGTGTAAACTCCGGTGTTGTGGTGACACAAGTAAACCGCGGTGGTATATTTGATTACTTCGGTGTCGAAAGAGGTTTAGTAATTACAGAAATTAATGGAAAAGCTGTCAATAGTGTTGATGATGTAGAATCTGCATTGGGTGCCACTCAGCGTAATATTGTACGCTTAAAAGGTGTGTCTCCGCAAGGTGGTGCAGTTCAACTCAGCTTCCCAGTAGAATATTAA
- a CDS encoding exodeoxyribonuclease III, with protein MKIVTYNVNGLRAALKKDWLGWLKNVNADIICLQEIKATPDQIPEVALLEEMGYEHYWYPAQKKGYSGVAIFSKITPTHVEYGCGHEDYDFEGRIIRADFDKVSVMSTYFPSGTTGDVRQDFKYRFLDDFQLYSNKLLIEKPNLVVCGDYNICHRAIDIHNPKSNANSSGFLPEEREWMENFINSGYIDSFRHLNSEPHNYTWWSYRAGARTRNLGWRIDYNMVSKPLETQIRSSQILANAVHSDHCPVLLELDV; from the coding sequence ATGAAAATAGTAACCTATAATGTGAATGGTTTGCGGGCCGCTTTAAAGAAAGATTGGTTAGGCTGGTTGAAAAATGTGAATGCAGATATCATATGTCTTCAAGAGATTAAAGCCACTCCTGATCAAATTCCGGAAGTTGCCTTGCTGGAAGAAATGGGTTATGAGCATTACTGGTATCCGGCACAGAAAAAGGGGTATAGTGGAGTGGCCATCTTCAGCAAAATTACTCCTACACATGTCGAATATGGTTGTGGTCATGAAGACTATGATTTTGAAGGGCGTATCATTCGTGCTGATTTTGATAAAGTGTCGGTGATGAGTACTTATTTCCCTTCCGGAACAACAGGAGATGTTCGGCAGGATTTTAAATATCGTTTTTTGGATGATTTCCAGTTATATAGCAATAAGTTGTTGATTGAAAAACCTAATTTGGTTGTATGTGGTGACTATAATATCTGTCATCGCGCTATTGATATCCATAATCCTAAATCGAATGCAAACTCTTCGGGATTTCTGCCGGAAGAACGCGAATGGATGGAAAACTTTATCAACTCGGGATACATTGACTCTTTCCGTCATTTGAATTCAGAACCGCATAACTATACTTGGTGGAGCTATCGTGCCGGTGCACGTACCCGAAATCTGGGTTGGCGTATCGATTATAATATGGTGTCAAAACCGTTAGAGACGCAGATCAGATCTTCACAGATTTTAGCAAATGCGGTTCATTCGGACCATTGTCCGGTTCTGTTAGAACTGGATGTGTAG
- the dapF gene encoding diaminopimelate epimerase encodes MASKVRFSKYQGAGNDFILVDNRNNSFNRADEALVKSLCDRRFGIGADGLMLLQNKENYDFEMIYYNADGREGSMCGNGGRCIVAFAHDLGIITDKTAFLAVDGIHHASLSPELVNLQMIDVSEFGRDDDAYILQTGSPHYVSFVTNLKEKNVFQDGFSIRNNATYAKEGINVNFIEKEEDGYFLRTFERGVEDETYACGTGATAAAMAVALQADLQGDINIPIRVLGGQLYVSFHKDGHNFTDVFLKGPAQFVFEGIF; translated from the coding sequence ATGGCATCGAAAGTAAGATTTTCAAAATATCAAGGAGCGGGAAATGATTTCATTTTAGTGGACAATCGCAACAATTCATTTAACCGTGCAGATGAAGCACTGGTCAAAAGCCTTTGTGACCGCAGATTTGGTATTGGTGCAGATGGGCTTATGCTGCTCCAAAACAAAGAAAATTACGACTTTGAGATGATCTATTACAATGCAGATGGACGCGAGGGCAGCATGTGTGGCAATGGCGGACGTTGTATCGTGGCATTTGCACATGACTTAGGGATTATCACTGACAAAACTGCCTTTTTGGCAGTAGACGGTATACATCATGCTTCCTTATCACCCGAGCTCGTCAATCTACAAATGATTGATGTCAGCGAATTTGGTCGCGACGACGATGCTTACATCTTGCAGACCGGCTCCCCCCATTATGTTTCCTTCGTTACAAACCTGAAAGAGAAAAATGTTTTCCAGGACGGCTTTTCGATCCGCAACAATGCGACCTATGCCAAAGAAGGTATCAACGTCAATTTTATAGAAAAAGAAGAAGATGGTTATTTCCTCCGCACATTTGAGCGTGGTGTAGAAGACGAAACTTATGCCTGTGGCACAGGTGCTACTGCAGCAGCGATGGCTGTGGCGCTACAAGCAGATCTTCAAGGCGATATCAATATTCCAATTCGCGTATTGGGCGGCCAACTCTATGTCTCCTTTCATAAAGACGGACACAATTTTACAGATGTCTTCCTCAAAGGCCCAGCACAATTTGTTTTTGAAGGCATTTTTTAA
- a CDS encoding HlyD family secretion protein: protein MGKEENKDKTKGFNKVLVVFAAILLLVGIGILGRHLLFTSQHVTTNDAQIDQYVTPVASRIAGFVKEVRFEENQYVHRGDTLLLIDASEYQTKVDMANAELRSSQRNAEVFVKSTNVTANSISVQKAKLEAAKVSVWQTEQDYRRFKNLFEADAVAKQQYDNAKAVYEISLAQLNAIQEEYNAAQLNTSKEKANELPARANIDIKKAAKNNAEVILSYTIVTAPYDGFVGKRTIQPGQFVKEGQTLVNVVSEEKWINANFRETQLANLAEGTEVNIQVDAFPNLHLKGIIHSFSPASGSKFSAIPQDNATGNFVKIEQRIPIKIIFSPQQDLTKLRAGMNVVVHAAHQS, encoded by the coding sequence ATGGGTAAAGAAGAAAATAAAGATAAAACAAAGGGATTTAATAAAGTTTTAGTTGTATTTGCCGCGATCTTACTGCTTGTAGGGATCGGCATTTTGGGTAGACATCTACTATTTACTAGTCAGCACGTAACGACAAACGATGCACAGATAGATCAGTATGTTACACCAGTTGCAAGTCGAATAGCGGGCTTTGTGAAAGAAGTCAGATTTGAAGAAAATCAATATGTACATCGTGGTGACACCTTATTGCTCATCGATGCCAGCGAGTATCAGACCAAAGTAGATATGGCGAATGCCGAACTTCGAAGTAGTCAGCGGAATGCCGAAGTGTTTGTCAAAAGCACAAATGTCACCGCCAATAGTATTTCTGTCCAAAAAGCAAAATTAGAAGCTGCCAAAGTGAGTGTATGGCAAACGGAACAAGATTATAGACGATTTAAAAATTTGTTTGAAGCAGATGCTGTGGCCAAACAACAATACGATAACGCCAAGGCTGTATATGAAATTTCTTTGGCGCAACTCAATGCCATACAGGAAGAATACAACGCTGCACAATTAAATACAAGCAAAGAAAAAGCCAACGAGCTACCTGCCAGAGCAAATATTGATATCAAAAAAGCTGCAAAAAACAATGCTGAGGTCATCCTTTCCTATACGATAGTGACTGCACCTTACGACGGTTTTGTTGGGAAAAGAACAATCCAACCCGGACAATTTGTTAAAGAAGGACAAACTTTAGTCAATGTTGTCAGCGAAGAGAAATGGATAAATGCGAATTTTAGAGAGACCCAACTAGCGAATCTCGCCGAAGGTACCGAGGTGAATATACAAGTAGATGCCTTTCCAAATTTACATCTCAAAGGCATCATTCATTCTTTTTCTCCAGCCTCGGGGTCTAAATTTTCGGCCATACCTCAGGATAACGCAACCGGAAACTTCGTTAAAATCGAACAGCGCATACCGATCAAAATTATATTCTCTCCACAGCAGGATCTAACAAAACTACGTGCTGGAATGAATGTTGTGGTTCATGCAGCCCACCAATCTTAA
- a CDS encoding MFS transporter produces the protein MSSNTSLYYKWVPEWIKLPMMILAMFPHLMLMSLFHSNTAFTASTLAIEIEDIQYFLSLMYGAIVVALLIFQRLFAFFRVRTYILLTCTVSILILLAISMTRDSFLIAVLRVIEGIFCVLEGACFLPLLMMQIRHSKSRTIAYFFLYTFMLTGGTITTSLLKESIMDYGWEDMIHVVLYWHLMVVAIALLLLNNNRLSRKFPLYQLDLASCLFLLLSLSCGAYVLIYGRKYYWFEHNTITINLALFLIFGALFVIKQYLVRRPLFHFEILSYKNVIFGVILFFLFYLIRSSLNNVYTVMSNVWRWPWHYIIDIQYINVLGTIVGVGGSGILLLRDVSPKYIFGLGFLLLTTSCFLFVPTFYPDTTVWVIGLPLFIQGIGQGWLFTPLVIYIITGVAPHHAGNAGLMGTSVRFWSTNIGFALIQNITYTLNQKHFIQIEQHLNTENPITVAYWSALVEKYVGTSSDQLATNLASKSLHATLSQQASLISNMEIFTYLGILGAFITLIIFLFAPAKALFMRLRIPYL, from the coding sequence ATGAGTTCAAACACATCTTTATATTATAAGTGGGTGCCCGAATGGATTAAACTTCCTATGATGATTTTGGCCATGTTTCCGCATCTTATGTTAATGTCCCTTTTTCATTCCAATACAGCTTTTACAGCTTCCACATTAGCGATCGAAATAGAAGATATTCAGTATTTTCTTTCGTTGATGTATGGTGCTATTGTCGTAGCGCTATTGATATTTCAACGGCTATTTGCCTTCTTTCGGGTAAGGACATATATCCTGCTGACCTGTACAGTATCCATCCTTATTTTATTAGCCATTTCTATGACCAGAGATTCCTTCCTCATTGCCGTGCTCCGAGTGATTGAGGGTATTTTCTGTGTACTTGAAGGCGCCTGTTTTCTTCCCTTGCTGATGATGCAGATCAGACATTCCAAAAGCCGTACCATTGCCTATTTCTTCTTGTATACTTTTATGCTAACAGGCGGAACAATAACAACATCCCTCTTAAAAGAAAGTATTATGGATTATGGTTGGGAAGATATGATCCATGTTGTGCTCTATTGGCATTTGATGGTCGTTGCGATTGCTTTGCTTCTCTTGAATAATAACAGATTAAGCCGAAAATTTCCACTTTATCAATTGGATCTGGCCAGCTGTCTCTTTCTACTGCTTTCGTTAAGCTGTGGTGCATATGTATTGATCTATGGCCGTAAATATTATTGGTTCGAACATAACACAATCACAATTAATCTCGCACTTTTCCTAATTTTCGGGGCGCTTTTTGTGATCAAACAATATCTCGTAAGACGACCACTGTTTCATTTTGAAATTTTGAGTTATAAGAACGTTATTTTTGGCGTTATCCTATTTTTTCTATTTTATCTGATCCGGAGCAGTCTCAATAATGTCTACACTGTCATGTCCAATGTTTGGCGGTGGCCCTGGCATTACATTATCGACATCCAATACATTAATGTATTGGGGACCATAGTGGGAGTAGGTGGCTCAGGCATACTGTTATTGCGCGATGTATCACCGAAATACATTTTCGGACTGGGGTTCCTGCTGTTGACAACATCCTGCTTTTTGTTTGTCCCCACGTTCTATCCCGATACCACAGTTTGGGTTATTGGCCTACCACTATTTATTCAGGGAATCGGACAAGGCTGGCTCTTTACGCCACTTGTGATCTATATTATAACAGGGGTTGCTCCACATCATGCGGGCAATGCAGGTTTAATGGGCACGTCCGTTAGATTCTGGAGTACCAATATTGGTTTTGCGCTGATTCAGAACATCACTTACACCTTAAATCAAAAACATTTCATCCAGATCGAACAGCACTTAAATACGGAGAATCCGATCACAGTCGCCTATTGGAGTGCTTTGGTCGAAAAATACGTGGGGACATCCAGTGATCAATTGGCAACTAATCTCGCCAGCAAAAGTCTACATGCAACACTTAGTCAACAGGCATCTCTGATCAGTAATATGGAGATATTTACCTATCTAGGGATATTGGGGGCATTCATCACGCTGATCATTTTTCTATTTGCCCCGGCTAAAGCACTGTTCATGCGATTGAGGATTCCATACCTATAA
- a CDS encoding low molecular weight protein-tyrosine-phosphatase, producing the protein MKILMVCLGNICRSPLAHGILKQKVKDKQLNWVVESAGTGDWHIGEAPDRRAIAIAKKYGVDISGQRARHFHPAFFNEYDLIFVMDRQNFADVCAQAENKDDLEKVQLFLDDDIVPDPYFDDNLFDPVFQMIDKRCTEVIAKVSLSS; encoded by the coding sequence ATGAAAATTTTAATGGTCTGTTTGGGAAATATCTGTCGTTCGCCATTGGCACATGGGATATTGAAGCAAAAAGTAAAAGATAAACAATTAAACTGGGTTGTAGAATCTGCAGGCACAGGTGACTGGCATATTGGTGAGGCGCCCGACCGAAGGGCAATTGCGATTGCAAAGAAATATGGGGTCGATATCTCCGGACAACGGGCAAGACACTTCCATCCTGCATTTTTTAATGAATATGATCTTATTTTTGTCATGGACCGTCAGAATTTTGCGGATGTCTGTGCACAGGCGGAAAACAAAGATGATTTGGAGAAGGTACAATTGTTTTTAGATGATGATATCGTTCCTGATCCGTATTTTGATGACAATTTGTTTGACCCCGTTTTTCAGATGATTGACAAGCGTTGTACGGAGGTGATCGCAAAGGTATCCCTATCCTCGTAA
- a CDS encoding DEAD/DEAH box helicase yields the protein MQQSKSFPVYKIVYSICEHPYLGYLIEPHMVKLNPNGTYSLRYQRIFSNTVDAYAAELDEVDYKLIRLLDDIEQTNLIKKYYKKAIRPVDFFSKVFDKKLYDLLRPKIDEKMIQFFESIGDKPLFMMSKDGYPADQEIKRATSAASILFHFRRTEEETRYFPTIKYENQRLEFMFKNAIVLTNAQAWLILNNTLYYFDQALEGKKLSPFLNKRYISVGRSTEKKYFETFVCGLIERYHVYAEGFEIQTHQHQAIPLLHLIYVEDGASQLQLQFKYGPHTFTAGAENKVTVRMEYNEEKDQYIFHRVKRSLQWEEQQQENLKALGLEDLDRQLGLLAPSIQSGKRISIFDWINNHQEQIKTLGFQIIQNSEQKRFFIGHTSLDIAIDEDNDWFDISAIAKFGPYEIPFIQLRNHILNNIKEFTLPNGEIAMIPEEWFAQYNHLFQFSADRHELKLNKVHIGLLFEISEHTKLVFNRKLQNLATFEEIEDIPEPKHFKGNLRPYQKAGYNWFNFLKQYKFGGCLADDMGLGKTIQTLALLQQQKEQIVDQQEIHTSLLVLPTSLVYNWQKEAHQFAPQLKIHLHTGNNRIKDASLFSKYDLIITTYGIARIDEDILNSFYFNYIILDESQNIKNPTSKSFKAIKSLKSKNKLALSGTPVENSVSDLWAQMHFTNPGLLGSYTYFQKEFVQPIEKKKDEEKAQRLQAIVKPFILRRTKDQVAKELPPKTEQVLYCEMTDKQSELYEKVKSEYRNAILDGQLDNKPKSTQIALLQGLTKLRQLANHPRMVDEDFLGDSGKFDAVIETLEMVMQRGNKVLIFSQFVKQLNIFRQYFDKKGTNYAYLDGGTKNRDEAVSQFRKNNNTKLFLISIKAGGVGLNLIEADYVFILDPWWNPAVEQQAVDRSHRIGQTRNVFIYKFISKDTVEEKILALQNRKKSIAQSLITTEESFIKSLSQEDLHELLA from the coding sequence ATGCAACAGTCAAAGTCATTTCCAGTATATAAAATCGTTTATTCTATCTGTGAGCATCCCTATCTTGGCTATCTCATTGAGCCACACATGGTCAAACTCAATCCCAATGGGACTTACTCATTACGATATCAACGTATATTTAGCAATACTGTAGATGCCTATGCTGCAGAATTGGATGAGGTAGACTACAAGCTCATTCGACTGCTCGACGATATCGAACAGACCAACCTCATCAAAAAGTACTATAAAAAAGCAATTAGACCTGTAGACTTTTTCTCTAAAGTTTTTGACAAAAAACTCTATGACCTGTTACGCCCAAAGATTGATGAAAAGATGATTCAATTCTTTGAGTCTATCGGAGATAAACCTCTTTTCATGATGAGTAAAGATGGTTATCCAGCAGATCAGGAAATTAAACGCGCAACATCAGCGGCCTCTATCTTATTTCACTTTCGCCGAACCGAAGAAGAAACACGTTACTTCCCAACTATAAAGTACGAAAACCAGCGCTTGGAGTTTATGTTTAAAAATGCCATTGTATTAACCAATGCACAGGCATGGCTAATTTTAAACAATACACTATACTATTTTGATCAGGCCCTGGAAGGAAAAAAATTGAGTCCCTTTCTCAATAAACGATACATTTCTGTTGGAAGAAGTACCGAAAAAAAATATTTTGAAACTTTTGTCTGTGGATTGATCGAACGCTACCATGTTTATGCCGAGGGTTTTGAAATACAGACACATCAACACCAAGCAATCCCTTTACTTCATTTGATCTACGTTGAAGATGGAGCTTCGCAATTACAGCTGCAATTCAAATATGGTCCCCACACATTCACCGCAGGGGCGGAAAATAAAGTGACCGTCCGAATGGAGTATAATGAGGAGAAGGACCAGTATATCTTCCATCGGGTCAAACGATCTTTACAATGGGAGGAACAACAGCAGGAGAATCTTAAAGCCCTGGGCCTTGAGGATCTGGATCGCCAACTTGGATTACTAGCGCCATCTATTCAATCCGGAAAACGCATTTCAATATTTGATTGGATAAATAATCATCAGGAACAAATAAAGACCCTGGGATTTCAAATTATACAAAACAGTGAACAAAAACGCTTTTTCATCGGACATACCTCATTGGACATCGCTATTGATGAGGATAATGACTGGTTCGATATCAGCGCTATCGCTAAATTCGGCCCCTACGAAATTCCTTTTATTCAGTTAAGAAATCATATTCTAAACAATATCAAAGAATTTACCCTGCCAAATGGTGAAATCGCCATGATCCCCGAAGAATGGTTTGCACAATACAATCACCTCTTTCAGTTTTCTGCCGACAGACATGAGCTTAAATTAAACAAAGTTCATATCGGCCTTCTCTTTGAGATCAGCGAACACACCAAATTGGTTTTCAATCGTAAATTGCAAAATCTTGCTACATTCGAAGAAATTGAAGATATTCCGGAGCCAAAGCACTTCAAAGGTAATCTCCGGCCTTATCAGAAAGCAGGATATAACTGGTTCAACTTTCTGAAACAATATAAATTTGGGGGCTGTCTCGCAGATGACATGGGATTGGGTAAAACCATACAAACCTTAGCCTTATTGCAACAACAAAAAGAACAGATTGTCGATCAGCAGGAAATACATACATCACTCCTGGTATTGCCGACCTCACTTGTTTACAACTGGCAGAAAGAAGCACATCAATTTGCTCCCCAGCTCAAAATCCATCTGCACACGGGAAACAATCGCATCAAAGATGCCTCACTGTTCTCCAAATACGATCTAATTATCACCACCTACGGCATTGCACGTATTGATGAAGATATATTGAATAGCTTCTATTTTAATTATATCATCTTGGATGAAAGCCAGAATATTAAAAATCCGACATCAAAATCCTTTAAGGCCATAAAAAGTCTGAAGAGCAAAAATAAACTGGCTTTAAGCGGAACACCCGTAGAAAACTCTGTTTCTGATCTTTGGGCACAAATGCACTTTACCAATCCCGGTTTATTGGGAAGTTACACCTACTTTCAAAAAGAGTTTGTACAGCCCATTGAAAAGAAAAAGGATGAAGAAAAAGCGCAACGCCTTCAGGCGATTGTCAAACCTTTCATTCTAAGACGTACAAAAGATCAGGTCGCAAAGGAACTGCCGCCCAAAACAGAACAAGTGCTCTATTGTGAAATGACCGATAAACAATCGGAACTTTATGAGAAGGTCAAATCTGAGTATCGCAATGCCATTCTTGATGGACAATTAGACAACAAACCAAAATCAACGCAGATTGCACTATTACAGGGACTGACCAAACTTCGCCAGCTCGCCAATCACCCTAGAATGGTCGACGAGGACTTTTTGGGTGATTCGGGAAAATTTGACGCCGTCATTGAGACCCTTGAAATGGTGATGCAACGAGGAAATAAGGTTCTTATTTTCTCCCAGTTTGTCAAACAGCTCAATATCTTCAGGCAATATTTTGATAAGAAAGGGACAAACTATGCCTACCTGGATGGAGGCACCAAAAACCGCGATGAAGCGGTGAGTCAATTCCGCAAAAACAATAACACCAAATTGTTCTTAATATCGATCAAAGCTGGTGGTGTAGGGCTCAACCTGATTGAAGCGGATTATGTCTTTATACTAGATCCATGGTGGAATCCTGCGGTAGAACAACAAGCCGTTGACCGTTCACATCGTATTGGACAGACACGGAATGTATTTATCTATAAATTTATCAGTAAGGACACCGTAGAGGAGAAAATATTGGCGCTACAGAACCGCAAGAAATCCATTGCACAAAGCCTCATTACAACAGAAGAAAGTTTTATAAAATCACTTTCTCAGGAAGATTTGCACGAGCTTTTGGCATAA
- a CDS encoding AraC family transcriptional regulator, whose amino-acid sequence MEQEQLGAIDDDQYDFYVCHTHVDRIDSREYIHRKARLLYADGGIIHIFTATKHWYLPGRFYMWIPANTAYHLESSSSHIHLYSFYFKEQEGVHPVLLDPNIFLSNDLMREMFLFAKNWEGGISRKTSYSRYCLLRAMMAIIPEMSRPIDAFPMQHPYPKSEKLRRIARYLNMHIDQAFTIEQVAAQFGMSSRSLSRLFKEDMGISYIRFLRAIRIAKALELMAENTYSILEIAMRIGYNELSSFSNIFTRVTGIRPSVYMSKINEYKN is encoded by the coding sequence ATGGAGCAGGAACAACTAGGGGCTATTGATGACGATCAATACGACTTTTATGTGTGTCATACACATGTAGATCGGATTGATTCCCGTGAATATATACATCGGAAAGCACGTTTACTTTATGCGGATGGTGGTATCATACATATATTTACTGCCACGAAACATTGGTATTTGCCGGGGCGGTTTTACATGTGGATTCCCGCCAATACTGCATATCATCTGGAAAGTTCCAGTTCTCATATTCACTTGTATAGCTTTTACTTTAAAGAACAGGAGGGAGTTCACCCGGTTCTGTTGGATCCCAATATATTTTTAAGCAATGACCTGATGCGTGAGATGTTTTTGTTTGCGAAGAATTGGGAAGGGGGGATCAGTAGAAAGACCAGCTATTCAAGGTATTGTTTACTCAGGGCGATGATGGCTATTATTCCGGAGATGAGTCGGCCGATAGATGCATTTCCTATGCAACATCCTTATCCTAAAAGCGAAAAGCTTCGGCGTATCGCTCGATATTTAAACATGCATATTGATCAAGCCTTTACTATCGAACAAGTGGCGGCGCAGTTTGGAATGAGCAGTAGATCCCTTTCACGACTTTTTAAGGAAGACATGGGCATCAGCTATATCCGGTTTTTAAGAGCTATACGCATTGCAAAAGCTTTGGAGCTGATGGCTGAAAATACCTATTCTATCCTAGAAATCGCTATGCGGATTGGCTACAACGAATTATCATCTTTCAGTAACATCTTTACGCGTGTAACGGGTATTCGTCCTTCGGTTTATATGTCGAAAATTAATGAATACAAGAATTGA